A genomic stretch from Sphingomonas faeni includes:
- a CDS encoding PIG-L deacetylase family protein, which produces MILAPHPDDETLGCGALIAAISAEGGKAYTAFVTDGAGSHPDAAGWSRKRIAALRRTEAAGALHILGGGVPLHLDWPDAKPPKPGDPMFERTADRLAAWCRARNIRRIAVTWDGEPHCDHEAAAALAGAVADRTTVRLYQYLVWGWTVADVARRIRNRRAVSIDTSARRPQQRRAMACHRSQRGGRIVGAAENFRLPDFMLRLLDRPATLLLEIPRAT; this is translated from the coding sequence TTGATCTTGGCGCCGCATCCCGATGACGAGACGCTCGGCTGCGGCGCGCTGATCGCGGCGATTTCGGCAGAGGGTGGGAAAGCTTATACCGCGTTCGTCACCGATGGCGCGGGGTCGCATCCCGACGCCGCCGGCTGGAGCCGCAAGCGGATCGCTGCCCTGCGTCGGACCGAAGCCGCGGGAGCGTTGCACATTTTGGGCGGTGGAGTTCCCCTCCATCTCGACTGGCCCGATGCGAAGCCCCCCAAACCGGGCGATCCAATGTTCGAACGGACGGCGGATCGGTTGGCGGCGTGGTGCCGTGCACGAAATATCCGCCGGATCGCGGTCACCTGGGACGGCGAACCGCATTGCGATCATGAAGCCGCCGCTGCCTTGGCGGGCGCCGTCGCGGACCGAACTACCGTTCGACTCTACCAGTATCTCGTCTGGGGCTGGACCGTCGCGGATGTCGCCCGACGTATCCGCAATCGTCGCGCTGTGTCGATCGACACCAGCGCGAGGCGACCGCAGCAACGCCGCGCAATGGCGTGCCACCGGAGCCAGCGCGGCGGTCGCATCGTCGGCGCCGCTGAGAACTTCCGTCTTCCCGACTTTATGCTCCGGTTGCTCGATCGACCGGCTACCCTTTTGCTGGAGATACCCCGTGCGACGTGA
- a CDS encoding acyl-CoA dehydrogenase family protein — protein MHAAGALSVFVDVSTPERIDGLVDVLRAIGGADLSLGRVFEGHVNAAQLVSAYGDDAQRRALADDLDAGRVFGVWNTEPTPGLSIRQKGPDRWTLEGRKSFATGAGHLDRILVTARDATGGKQLVLVPIAGETARADNSGWQVRGMRGTCSGLFDFSDMPIGPEGIIGAPDVYETEPRFSAGAWRFTAVQLGAVEALVRHLRDHLVATGKGDDPIQRARFATCLTETRSAGLWVRRAAHLAETQAAEAIPFVLMTRGIVEEAGLKTMEAAARSVGTASFFAASRIDRITRDLGLYLRQPVPDQARDRAAAAWLEDDCWGDDRWW, from the coding sequence TTGCACGCCGCGGGCGCGCTCTCGGTCTTTGTCGACGTGTCGACACCTGAGCGCATCGACGGACTGGTCGACGTGTTGCGTGCGATCGGTGGTGCCGACCTCAGTCTCGGTCGTGTGTTCGAGGGCCATGTGAACGCAGCACAGCTTGTCTCGGCGTACGGTGACGACGCGCAGCGGCGGGCGTTGGCGGATGACCTCGACGCCGGTCGCGTATTCGGCGTCTGGAACACGGAGCCTACGCCGGGCCTGTCGATCCGACAGAAGGGACCCGATCGGTGGACGCTCGAAGGGCGCAAGAGCTTCGCGACCGGGGCAGGGCATCTCGATCGGATTCTGGTCACCGCGCGCGATGCGACCGGTGGCAAGCAACTCGTGCTGGTCCCGATCGCGGGCGAAACAGCACGCGCCGACAATAGCGGCTGGCAGGTCCGGGGCATGCGGGGCACGTGCAGCGGGCTGTTCGACTTCTCCGACATGCCGATCGGTCCCGAGGGGATCATCGGCGCGCCCGACGTGTACGAGACCGAGCCGCGATTCAGCGCGGGCGCGTGGCGGTTCACGGCGGTTCAGCTCGGCGCGGTAGAGGCGCTGGTGCGGCATCTGCGCGATCATCTGGTCGCAACCGGCAAGGGCGACGATCCCATCCAGCGCGCCCGGTTCGCGACCTGCCTGACCGAGACGCGCAGCGCTGGGCTATGGGTCCGCCGCGCTGCGCATCTTGCGGAAACGCAGGCAGCAGAGGCGATCCCGTTCGTGCTGATGACCCGCGGTATCGTCGAGGAGGCGGGGTTGAAGACCATGGAGGCAGCCGCGCGGTCGGTCGGCACCGCGTCGTTCTTTGCCGCCAGCAGGATCGACCGGATCACGCGCGATCTCGGCCTGTATCTCCGTCAGCCGGTGCCCGACCAGGCGCGCGACCGGGCGGCGGCGGCGTGGCTCGAGGATGACTGCTGGGGCGACGATCGGTGGTGGTAG
- a CDS encoding class I SAM-dependent DNA methyltransferase gives MRREHSIEPAYFEALYKDKGDPWDFETSEYEAEKYAETLAAMPATRFDRVLEVGCANGVLTAQLGPRCETLLAVDVSETALASARARCADQPNVTIEQRRLPDEAPEGCFDLVLLSEVVYYWDSADIIRLAGYLRGAVTSGGYVMLVHWIGETDYPKSGDEAVAELHAALDDRVTVVRSDRHEAYRLDLWRLEGAG, from the coding sequence GTGCGACGTGAACACTCGATCGAGCCTGCGTATTTCGAAGCGCTCTACAAGGACAAGGGTGATCCCTGGGACTTCGAAACCAGCGAATACGAAGCCGAGAAATATGCCGAGACGCTTGCTGCAATGCCGGCTACTCGCTTCGATCGCGTGCTGGAAGTCGGGTGCGCGAACGGCGTACTGACCGCGCAACTCGGGCCACGCTGCGAGACCCTGCTGGCGGTCGACGTATCCGAAACCGCGCTGGCTTCTGCGCGGGCACGGTGTGCGGACCAGCCGAACGTCACGATCGAACAGCGCCGCCTGCCCGACGAAGCACCCGAAGGCTGCTTCGATCTCGTGCTGCTGTCGGAGGTCGTCTATTACTGGGATAGCGCCGACATCATCCGGCTCGCAGGCTATCTGCGCGGTGCGGTAACGTCAGGCGGGTATGTGATGCTGGTCCACTGGATCGGCGAGACCGATTATCCCAAAAGCGGGGACGAGGCCGTTGCCGAACTGCACGCTGCGCTCGATGATCGCGTCACGGTCGTTCGCAGCGATCGGCACGAGGCGTACCGGCTCGATCTCTGGCGGCTGGAAGGTGCGGGTTAG
- a CDS encoding catalase, with protein sequence MTKTIAKDTGTPPQGATFETQVGQGGELHQIASGNGDVLTTQQGIPVSDDQNSLKVGDRGPTLLEDFHFREKIFHFDHERIPERVVHARGYGAHGTFTLNESLEEFTSAGVLTEVGEQTPMFVRFSTVAGNKGSADLARDVRGFSAKFYTKEGNWDIVGNNIPVFFIQDAIKFPDLIHAAKQEPDRGFPQAQTAHDNFWDFISLTPESMHMVMWIMSDRTIPRGFRFVEGFGVHTFRLINAEGKGTYVKFHFKPKLGLQSVAWNEAVKINGADPDFHRRDLWDSISQGNFPEWDLGVQLFDDEFADNFEFDVLDSTKIIPEEQIPVRIIGSFKLDRLVDNFFAETEQVAFCTQNIVPGIGFTNDPLLQGRNFSYLDTQLKRLGSTNFTHIPINAPKIPVNNYQQDGHMAMHARKGRANYEPNSWEGTPRESPTKGYKHFPSQETGRKAQVRSATFADHYSQARQFFISQTEIEKKHIGDALTFELSKVERVDIRELMVGHLLNIDEKLAKTVATGLGLKAMPPKAKAAVEPRTDLPASDALSIVKNTTGTFEGRKLGILVTDGAPAAIVQALVDGIVAAKATYEIIAPKVAGATLDDGTLAEGKQKIDGAPSVLYDAVAIVVSADGAKKLGKDKPAKDFVSDAFGHAKFIGFNAEAKPFLEKAGIEDEDMDDGVIALGGKGDVDAFLKTLGKLRIWDRELNVDLDAAAFENPEAA encoded by the coding sequence ATGACGAAGACCATCGCCAAGGATACCGGCACGCCCCCGCAGGGCGCGACGTTCGAGACGCAGGTTGGCCAGGGCGGCGAACTCCATCAGATCGCCAGCGGCAACGGCGACGTGCTCACCACGCAGCAGGGCATCCCGGTTTCCGACGACCAGAACTCGCTGAAAGTCGGTGATCGTGGACCGACGTTGCTTGAGGATTTCCATTTCCGCGAGAAGATCTTCCACTTCGATCACGAGCGTATCCCCGAGCGTGTCGTCCATGCACGCGGCTATGGCGCACACGGCACGTTCACGCTGAACGAGAGCCTCGAAGAATTCACCAGCGCAGGTGTGCTGACCGAAGTTGGCGAGCAGACGCCGATGTTCGTCCGCTTCTCGACGGTAGCGGGCAACAAGGGCTCGGCCGATCTGGCTCGCGACGTGCGAGGCTTCTCAGCCAAGTTCTACACCAAGGAAGGTAACTGGGACATCGTCGGGAACAATATCCCGGTGTTCTTCATCCAGGATGCGATCAAGTTCCCCGACCTGATCCATGCCGCCAAGCAGGAGCCCGATCGCGGCTTCCCGCAGGCACAGACCGCGCATGACAATTTCTGGGACTTCATCAGCCTTACCCCTGAGTCGATGCACATGGTCATGTGGATCATGTCCGACCGCACCATCCCGCGCGGCTTCCGCTTCGTCGAAGGCTTCGGCGTGCACACGTTCCGGCTGATCAACGCCGAGGGCAAGGGCACGTACGTCAAGTTCCACTTCAAGCCGAAGTTGGGCCTCCAGTCGGTCGCCTGGAACGAGGCGGTCAAGATTAACGGTGCCGATCCCGACTTTCATCGTCGCGATCTGTGGGACTCGATCAGCCAGGGCAACTTCCCCGAATGGGATCTGGGCGTGCAGTTGTTCGACGACGAATTCGCCGACAATTTCGAATTCGACGTGCTCGACTCGACCAAGATCATTCCCGAGGAGCAGATCCCGGTCCGCATCATCGGCAGCTTCAAGCTCGATCGCCTCGTCGACAATTTCTTCGCCGAGACCGAGCAGGTCGCGTTCTGCACGCAGAACATCGTCCCGGGGATCGGCTTCACCAACGATCCGCTGCTGCAGGGGCGTAACTTCTCGTACCTCGATACGCAGCTGAAGCGCCTCGGCAGCACCAACTTCACGCATATACCGATCAATGCGCCGAAGATCCCGGTGAACAATTACCAGCAGGATGGCCACATGGCGATGCATGCCCGCAAGGGCCGTGCGAACTATGAGCCGAACAGCTGGGAAGGCACGCCACGCGAGAGCCCGACCAAGGGTTACAAGCACTTCCCGTCGCAGGAGACGGGGCGCAAGGCTCAGGTGCGCTCGGCAACGTTCGCCGATCACTATAGCCAGGCACGCCAGTTTTTCATCAGCCAGACCGAGATCGAGAAGAAGCACATCGGCGATGCGCTAACGTTCGAGCTGTCGAAGGTCGAGCGGGTCGACATCCGCGAACTGATGGTCGGGCATCTGCTCAACATCGACGAGAAGCTGGCAAAGACGGTCGCGACCGGTCTCGGCCTCAAGGCGATGCCGCCCAAGGCGAAGGCTGCGGTCGAACCCCGCACCGATCTGCCTGCTTCGGATGCGCTAAGCATCGTGAAGAACACCACCGGCACCTTCGAGGGGCGCAAGCTCGGTATCCTCGTCACTGACGGGGCACCGGCTGCGATCGTGCAGGCACTGGTCGATGGTATCGTCGCGGCGAAGGCCACGTACGAGATCATAGCTCCGAAGGTTGCCGGTGCGACGCTCGACGACGGAACGCTCGCCGAAGGCAAGCAGAAGATCGATGGTGCGCCGTCGGTGCTCTACGATGCCGTCGCGATCGTCGTGTCGGCGGACGGTGCCAAGAAGCTCGGCAAGGACAAGCCGGCGAAGGACTTCGTCAGCGATGCGTTCGGGCATGCCAAGTTCATCGGCTTCAACGCCGAAGCGAAGCCGTTCCTGGAAAAGGCCGGCATCGAGGACGAGGATATGGACGACGGCGTGATCGCGCTCGGCGGCAAGGGCGATGTCGATGCGTTCCTCAAGACGCTTGGCAAGCTGCGCATCTGGGATCGCGAACTGAACGTCGATCTCGATGCTGCTGCGTTCGAAAACCCCGAGGCGGCTTGA